Sequence from the Fictibacillus arsenicus genome:
AAGCCTTTTTCTATGTTTTTGTGCGACATTCTTATATGATGGAACAAATATATAAAAAGGAGTTTGATTTCATGAAGGAGTATGAGATTGCTGCTTTTGCAGGAGGCTGCTTTTGGTGCATGGTAACACCTTTTGAAGAGTGGCCAGGAATTATTAAAGTTGAATCAGGCTACACAGGAGGACATACAGAGAACCCTACGTATAAAGAAGTGTGCAGTGAAACGACAGGGCATTTTGAAGCTGTCCAAATCACTTTTGATCCATCAATCATTTCTTATGAAAAAATAGTATCTGTTTTCTGGAAGCAAATTGACCCTACAGATGCCGGAGGACAATTCTATGATCGGGGGGACTCTTATCGCACAGCTATTTTCTATCACAATGAAGATCAAAAAAATATAGCTGAACAATCCAAAGCTGAATTACAGGAGAGCGGACGATTCGATAAGCCAATTGCAACCTTAATACTGCCTGCTCAGACTTTTTATAAAGCTGAAGAATATCATCAGGATTATCATAAGAAAAATCCGTTTCATTATAAAAGATACAGACAGGGTTCTGGTCGTGACCTCTTTATAAAATCACATTGGGAGGATAAAGAGAAAAAAGAAGAAATACTGAAAACACTAAATCCGATGCAATATAACGTTACACAGAACGATGGAACAGAACCACCATTCCAAAATGAATTTTGGAATCACACTGAAGAAGGTCTATATGTCGATATTGTTTCTGGAGAACCGCTTTTCAGTTCTTTTGATAAATTTGACAGCAGCTGCGGATGGCCAAGC
This genomic interval carries:
- the msrA gene encoding peptide-methionine (S)-S-oxide reductase MsrA yields the protein MKEYEIAAFAGGCFWCMVTPFEEWPGIIKVESGYTGGHTENPTYKEVCSETTGHFEAVQITFDPSIISYEKIVSVFWKQIDPTDAGGQFYDRGDSYRTAIFYHNEDQKNIAEQSKAELQESGRFDKPIATLILPAQTFYKAEEYHQDYHKKNPFHYKRYRQGSGRDLFIKSHWEDKEKKEEILKTLNPMQYNVTQNDGTEPPFQNEFWNHTEEGLYVDIVSGEPLFSSFDKFDSSCGWPSFTKPVRSSTVDEKEDLSHGMIRTEVRSKEADSHLGHVFTDGPRNKGGLRYCINSAALRFIPKDQLREKGYGEYLTLFENK